DNA sequence from the Halorussus sp. MSC15.2 genome:
GTCGAGAACTTCCGGGCCGGGACGATGGAGGGGTTCGACCTCGCGTACGAGACCCTGCGCGAGCGCAACCCCGAACTCGTCTACGCCTCCATCCGCGGGTTCGGCGACCCCCGAACCGGCGAGACCCACCGACAGGGCCAACCCTCGTTCGACCTCATCGCGCAGGCGCTCGGCGGAGTCATGGAGATTACCGGACAGGAGGACGGCCCGCCGAGCAAGGTGGGACCGGGCATCGGCGACCTATTCACCGCGACGCTGAACGCGGTGGGCATCCTCGCGGCGCTGCGCCATCGCGACCGGACCGGTGAGGGCCAGTACGTCGATACCGCGATGTACGACGCCATGATTTCGATGTGCGAGCGCGCGGTCTACCAGCACTCCTACACCGGCGAGGTCCCGACCCGTCGAGGGAACTCCCACCCGACGCTGTTCCCCTACAACGCCTTCGAGGCCGAAGACGGCTACGTCGTCGTGGCCGCCTTCGGCGACAACCACTGGCGGGCGCTCTGCGAGGCGATGGACCGCCCGGACCTCGCGGTGGAGTATCCCGCGACCGCCGACCGACTGGAGAACCGGGAGTCGCTCCGCGCCGAAATCGCGGACTGGACTGCGACCCTCCCGGCCGACGACATCTGCGACCGCCTCGAAGGGTCGGTGCCCTGCGCGCCCGTGCAGGACGTGGCCGACGTGTTCGAGGACGACCACGTCCGCGCCCGCGACATGCTGGTCGAGGTCGAACAACCGGGTGCCGACGAGGAGGTGACCATCGCGGGGTCGCCCATCAAGTTGAGCGAGACGCCGCCGAAACCGGGCGAGCGCGCGCCATTGCTCGACGAACACCGCGAGGAACTGCTGGGCGAACGAGCGAGTCCGGCCGACGACGACTGAGACGCTATCGGAACGCGCTCGGCGTCTCCGACCGGGACAAACCGCTGAAAAGACCGGAAACAGCAGTACTCTCCCCTACTCGCTCCTCGTCTTGACTGCGGTCCCCGAGAGGTTGACCCAGAGCATGCCCTCGCCCATCTCCTCGTAGTCGAACGTCGCGCCGACCACAGCGTCGGCACCGCGTTCCTCCGCCTCGGCGCGGAGGTCCTCGATGGCCTCGGTCCGGCCCTTCTCGACCTTCTTCTCGTACGATTCGCTCCGACCGCCGACCACGTCCCTGATGCCGGCGGCGATGTCGCTCACGACGTTCGCGCCGAGTATCGCTTCCCCGGAGACGACGTCTAGGTACTCGGTCACTTCGCGGCCGTCGAGACTATCCGTCGTCGTGATGGTCACGTCTGCCATGGGTCTGCCTGCGTCCGGACGGCCCATAAATTCACGTTAGTCAATAGGTATCTCTCGACAAGGTGTCGAACGCGGCGGCGTCCCCGCGGACTGAGACCGTCCCTGCGAGTCGCTCGGACGAACGGTAAACTCTTTTTACGGCCCGTCCCACGTTCCGGGTATGGATTGGCCGCACGACCCCGACGGCGAGGAAGGGAGCGAAGGCGGACGCAAGTACGGCATGGCGATTCTCGCCAAGAAACTCGACGACGAGGAGGACTTCCCGCTCTCGAAGCGGGAGTTCGTCGAGGAACACGCCGACGAACCGGTTCGCATCAACTACAAGCGCGTCGTCAGCGTCGGCGACATCTTCGAACACGTCGAGGAAGAGGAGTTCGAGACAATCGTGGACTTCCACAAGGCCGTGGGCGCGGGGATGCGCCGCGGCGGATTCTGGGACTACCATCCGAAGGGCGAGAACCCCGAGAAGAAGAGCGCCTGAGTCCTGCTCTCGCTGTTTCTGCGTCGCCGCTCGACGGTCTCGGTTACTCGTTCGCGTCGTCGCGCCACTTCTGCTCGTGAGCGTCGGCGTTCGCGTCGTTGCGTTCCGCCTCACCGCGCTTTCCATCGCCGAACTCCGAGTCGTCTCGGGTCGCCTCGGCGGTTCCCGGCCCCGTGACCGCGAGGCGTTCGCCGTCGTCGCGTTCGACGCCCTCGTCGCTCAGCGTCCACGCCGACCCCGAGTCGGTGTAAGTCTCGGCGCGGACCTTCTCTTCGAGGAGGTTGACCGCGACGGCGTTCGCGCCCTCGGGGATGATGATGTCGGCACGCTTCTTCGTGGGCGCGACGAACTGCTCGTGCATCGGTTTGACCGTCGAGAGGTACTGGTCGATGACGCCCTCCAAGTCGCGCCCGCGGTCCACCACGTCGCGCTCGATTCGCCGGAGGATGCGCACGTCGGCGTCCGTCTCGACGTACACTTTGATGTCGAGCATCTCGTTCACGTCCTCGTCGTAGAGCGCGAAGATGCCCTCCAAGACGATGACGTCGGTCGGTTCGACCGTGTCGGTCTCCTCCTTCCGGTTGTGAATCGAGAAGTCGTACTGGGGCATCTCGATGGTCTGGCCCGACAGGAGGGCGTCCATGTGTTCGCGGAGCAACTCCCATTCGAACGCCGAGGGATGGTCGTAGTTGACCTCCTCGCGCTCCTCGAACGCCATGTGACTGAGGTCCTTATAGTAGTTGTCCATCGGGATGCGCGTCACGGCGTCTTCGACTTCCTCGGTAATCTCGCGGGCGACCGTCGTCTTCCCGGCCCCGGTGCCCCCCGCGATGCCGACGACGAACGACGGGATGGTCATTGGTGAGATGCAGGACTGACTCCCGTTTGAATCCCTCGGAATTGGTTTCTCCCTCTCGTCGCTAGAGGTGTCTGATTACCGCGAGATTTCCGCGCGCACGCTACGCCGGGGGACGCGTGCTGGCCACAGTCTCGTGCGATATGGAAAACCTGGCGGTGCTCCGCGGAACCGGGACCCCGGTCCAGCAGTCGCTCGCCGGAAGTAAGTGTACGGAAAAGCGCATTCACCCGCCGTGAGGCGGCCTGAAAGCGTAATTTAAAGGCGCGTCAGATTCGTGGCGCGCGGGCCTTTGGGGGCCTGATCGATGTCGAACTCTACCTCAGTTCCCTCTTCGAGGTCGGGGCCGCCGATGTCTTCCATGTGGAAGAACACGTCGTCGTCCGCGTCGTCCGTCGAGATGAAACCGTAGCCGCCGGTGTCGTTGAAGAAATCAACGTTTCCTTCTGCCATTGCAATTAGACATATGTTGGTTACGGGGATAAGTATTGTGATGTGCGTATAGTAATTCCGGCCGTGGATGGACGAGTATTTTCCGAAAACCCGGATATATCGAAGAAGTCCGACCGTACAGTCACTTCGTCCGGTAATCCCGGACGATTCCGCGACCGATTCGGTTCGTATCGAAACTCTCGGAACCCGTTGGCACCGCTCGGCGACCAGTTCGTTCTCACTTCTGGAACCTCTATCAGAAATAGGATAGCTTATAAGCCGCCGCCACAAATCTCCGCCCAACTGTGACGAACGCGCAGGTCACTCTGATTCAGATCGACAACTACGGACCGTGGACCGTGACGCCAGAACCGCGTCGGGAAGTGGACCTCCAGACCCTCCAGTCGCGTCTCTACGCCGACCTCTCCCAACTCGTCGGCAACCGCGAGGGGTACGTCTTCTTCACCCGATTCGACAACATGGTCGCCGTGACGAACGGGATGGACGAGACCGACCACGCCATGATACAGGAGTCGGTCGGGAACCGCTACCCGGTCACCGTCAGTTTCGGCGTCGGCGCGGACCCGAGTCCGGTCGAGGCGCTCTCCACGGCGACCGAACACATCCAAGACGCCGGAAGCGCACAGGAGGCCGACCGGACCGAGATTCTCCGTGGCACTTGTCTCGACCCGGACGAGCGGACGGACGACGACGTCCAGATAGCCCACTTCGACGTGAACGACGCCACCGGGAAGTACACCGACGAGATGAACGCGTTCGACTCGTTCATCCACATCGAACAGGGGTACGCCGAACTGATGCGGTACTTCCGGCGCGCCCACGGCGGTCTCTCGTTCTTCGTCGGCGGCGACAACGTCATCGCGGTCTCGCCAGACCTCGACGCGGCAGCCTACGAGGACACCGTCCGGCACGTCCAAGAGACCGTCGAGGTTGAACTGAAAGTCGGCGTCGGACAGGCGGCGACGCCCCAGTCCGCGGGAATGGCGGCCAAGCACGCGCTCGAAGACTGCCGCGACGACGGCGACCGCGTCGTCATCGACTGACCGGGCGAGCCATCGCGGTAGTCGTCTTTCGGCCAGCACTCGTCCTCCGGTACCGTGTCGACCGAGGGTAGGACCGGCGTTCGAGTCTCCGTTCGTTCTCGAAACCTACGCCTCGCTATTGGCCCGAACCGCTGCGTCTGTGGAAATGCTCGAAACCTCGCCGCATCGCGGTCGATGAAACGTCCTGTTACCGGGTTCCACTCCGACTAGTAGCACGCGGTGTCCCCGAGGTCGGGTTCGTCCCCTACGAGCGCGCAGTCCCCCGCATTTTCACCTGCTAACTATTACCATAGGTCGCTCGTAGGCTTAAAACTGCCGGGGATACTTTTTAGAGAACCAGTGTCAATCGTTCACACATGGAAGGCGAAGTGACCGTCCGGGACGTGATGTCCCGGGAGTACGTCGGGGTTAGCGAATCTGATACGGTCTTGGGCGCGGTCAGACTCATGCACGAGGAGGGCGTCGGGTGCGTCGTCGTCCTTCGGGGGAGCGAACCGGTCGGCATCGTGACCGAGTCTGACGTCATCGCGTTGGTCGCCGAGGAGGGCGACCCGGCCGAGACGGACGTATCGGCGGTGATGTCCGAACCGATAGTCTCGGTAGACGCCGACCTCGAACTCCCCGAAGCCGCGGGCACGATGTCGCGCGAAGACATCCGTCGTCTGCTGGTCACCAACGACGCCGAAGTCGTCGGCGTCCTCTCGGAACGCGACGTAATCTCGGCGTCGGCCTCGCTGTCGGGTGTCCCGTCGCTGCGCGAGGAGACCACCCTCGACGTGGGGACCCCTGCCGGTAGTGACAGGATGGGGAGAGAACCGACGAGCAACGAACCCGCCGACGCCGCGGCCGACGGCGACCACCGATACGAGTACTCCGACCGGAGCATCTGCGAGACGTGCGGAACGCTGAGTAGGGAACTCACCAACGTCAACGGTCAACTCATCTGCGTCAACTGCCGAAACGTGTAGCCTCAGAGTCGCTGTCGGTCATCGCCCCTCTCCTATCATTTCTGCCATTTAACGCGGAATGTGTGGTTGGGTACGCCCGTCTGACACGATAATTCAACTGTCACCCGCCTTCTATCTCGTATCCCCGTCTCTTCGGACTGTGAAAAAGCGCAAGACCCAAATAGGTCGGGCTTGCGAGATACGACATATGGTAGGTTGTGACAAGATGGCAAGAGAGGTGGTGGCACGTGCCACCTAGCACTGGGTTGGCGAACGCGGTCGTGACGGGACTAGTTACGGGCAGTATCGTCGCGCTCGGCGCTATCGGGTTGGCGCTGGTGTACAACATCGCGGAGGTCCCGAACTTCGCACACGGCGAACTCCTCATGCTCGGGGCGTACATGGCGCTGTTCGTCAACAAACCGGCGACGGTGCCGGTCTTCGAACTGCTGACGCAGGTGGACGCGCCCGCGAACTCACCGCGGTCGGATTC
Encoded proteins:
- the mct gene encoding succinyl-CoA:mesaconate CoA-transferase translates to MQALDDVRVLDLTQVLAGPYCTMLLSDLGADVVKIERPGGDLIRPNPPFVSDDDAYGGYFQSVNRGKRSLEMDLTDETDREDFLGLVEDADVVVENFRAGTMEGFDLAYETLRERNPELVYASIRGFGDPRTGETHRQGQPSFDLIAQALGGVMEITGQEDGPPSKVGPGIGDLFTATLNAVGILAALRHRDRTGEGQYVDTAMYDAMISMCERAVYQHSYTGEVPTRRGNSHPTLFPYNAFEAEDGYVVVAAFGDNHWRALCEAMDRPDLAVEYPATADRLENRESLRAEIADWTATLPADDICDRLEGSVPCAPVQDVADVFEDDHVRARDMLVEVEQPGADEEVTIAGSPIKLSETPPKPGERAPLLDEHREELLGERASPADDD
- a CDS encoding cyclic nucleotide-binding/CBS domain-containing protein, which produces MEGEVTVRDVMSREYVGVSESDTVLGAVRLMHEEGVGCVVVLRGSEPVGIVTESDVIALVAEEGDPAETDVSAVMSEPIVSVDADLELPEAAGTMSREDIRRLLVTNDAEVVGVLSERDVISASASLSGVPSLREETTLDVGTPAGSDRMGREPTSNEPADAAADGDHRYEYSDRSICETCGTLSRELTNVNGQLICVNCRNV
- a CDS encoding YbjQ family protein, producing the protein MADVTITTTDSLDGREVTEYLDVVSGEAILGANVVSDIAAGIRDVVGGRSESYEKKVEKGRTEAIEDLRAEAEERGADAVVGATFDYEEMGEGMLWVNLSGTAVKTRSE
- a CDS encoding GTP cyclohydrolase IIa — protein: MTNAQVTLIQIDNYGPWTVTPEPRREVDLQTLQSRLYADLSQLVGNREGYVFFTRFDNMVAVTNGMDETDHAMIQESVGNRYPVTVSFGVGADPSPVEALSTATEHIQDAGSAQEADRTEILRGTCLDPDERTDDDVQIAHFDVNDATGKYTDEMNAFDSFIHIEQGYAELMRYFRRAHGGLSFFVGGDNVIAVSPDLDAAAYEDTVRHVQETVEVELKVGVGQAATPQSAGMAAKHALEDCRDDGDRVVID
- the udk gene encoding uridine kinase; the encoded protein is MTIPSFVVGIAGGTGAGKTTVAREITEEVEDAVTRIPMDNYYKDLSHMAFEEREEVNYDHPSAFEWELLREHMDALLSGQTIEMPQYDFSIHNRKEETDTVEPTDVIVLEGIFALYDEDVNEMLDIKVYVETDADVRILRRIERDVVDRGRDLEGVIDQYLSTVKPMHEQFVAPTKKRADIIIPEGANAVAVNLLEEKVRAETYTDSGSAWTLSDEGVERDDGERLAVTGPGTAEATRDDSEFGDGKRGEAERNDANADAHEQKWRDDANE
- a CDS encoding DUF5785 family protein yields the protein MDWPHDPDGEEGSEGGRKYGMAILAKKLDDEEDFPLSKREFVEEHADEPVRINYKRVVSVGDIFEHVEEEEFETIVDFHKAVGAGMRRGGFWDYHPKGENPEKKSA
- a CDS encoding cold-shock protein; translation: MAEGNVDFFNDTGGYGFISTDDADDDVFFHMEDIGGPDLEEGTEVEFDIDQAPKGPRATNLTRL